AGTTTCAGATAAACACCAACTTTGACTCCTGTGGCATTTGTGTAAATTAAAAGATTGCAATGGGCATATTGATATTGAATGCGGTTGGAGGAAATTTTTGCCTCGCTCCAATCTTCCAGTTGAAAGTAGGTGTGTTTGATTTTGCCGATATCTTGCGCAATGTCCGACAAAACCTGACGAAGCGTTTGGCGGGCAACAACGGCGGTTAATGAATTGTCGAGATTGGATTCAGCAAAAGAGACCTGCGTTAGACCCAACATCCAGAAAATTCCCAAGAAATAAAAAACTCTTTTCACAGAATCATTATCGGCCGCCGCTCAGAAAAGTTGCTTACTATTTTTTAAAGGTTATGGGAAAAGTTTAAAGTCTATTTATAAAGCAATCCGGCAAACTGGGCTACAGTTAAGCCCGCTTCTCTAATAAGGGAGCGAAGGTACCCCTTGCAATTGTTTTGTGGTTTGGAACAGTAAGCCTTCGAAAAGGAGGGTGGGTGTTTCTTAAAATAATGTGGCTTCCTTTTTGATGATCAAAAATATAACCGATTTTTAGAAAAGTTTTTACAACTTCTTGGCCTGAAACCACGGGAAGTTTACTCATACGGCGATATCAACCACATCTTCATCAATGGCAGGAGGAATGGGATCATTATGCTTTCGCAGGCTTTCGATATATCCCTCTATGGCTTCTTTAATGTTGGTAATAGCTTCCTGACGGGTTTTTCCTTGAGAAATACATCCGGGAAGAGAAGGGCATTCCACTATGAAAACTTCATCTTCATCTTGATGAATCAAAATACGCAACTTCATACGGTCATGCTAACATGAGCTGTTTTTTCGGTCAATTCTTTCATCCGAAAATTTCATTTCGTAACATGGGCGTACCACCAGTCACCCAGAGTTTCTTGATTATCACCAATGGAAATATCGGCCAAGGTTGAGCCAAGACTTTTTCCGGCGGCTTTTTCATAGAGCGCATTAACACCGAAACCCGCTCCTGCTCCAACCGCTCCTGCCAACGCAACGGCGCCCCCAAGCGTTGCAACACCGACTGCGGTAATTTCACCTCCGACCAAAATGCCTCCGGCCGCTGTTACGCCGCCTTTGACAGCCGCGCCTGCCGCGATAAAGGGAGTTATTTTCAAATAACCTGCGTCAGATGCAAGTCTGTTTCCCGCTGTCTGTAATGCTTGGCGTCCACTTTGAGCCAACTGATTTAAATCCTGAATGACGCTTCGCAAACCAACATTTACTGTTTCGCGCAACCCTCTTCTGACAACGGCCAAGCCCGCTTCACGCCAGACTTTTGCTCCGCCCGTGGCTCGCACAATGGCCGCCGTGCCGGCAAAACCACCCAGAATGCTGGCGGTATCGTTTTCAGCACTTCCCGCGGGAAGTCCCATACCACTCATCACAACCGTTGTTACGTTTTTTGATAATTCAAAAGGAGCGGCCATCATGCCCAGATCAACGAGGGCATAGCGATCTGCCCAGACGGCAACGGCTCCCACTCCCACTGCCGCTGTGGGTTCCATCCATTCCGGAATCCAATGTTTGTGTGTTGCATAGCGCAAGCCACCAAAGAAAAGAGGAAGTTTAAGTGACTCCGTCACCATTTCCAACAAAGTCGGAACTTTTGGTTCGACAATAATTTTCTGCACTCCTTCTGGTTTCGGTTGCGTCGGTTTTAAGTCTTCGCCTTCACCAGATGCCGCTTTTTCATTTCCACCGGAGGCACCGTCGGCGGGAGGAGCACCATCTGCTGGAGGTGCACCAGCGCTTGGAGGAGCGGTGGGGGGAGTTTTCGGCTGTTTCTTGGAACCAGAAGTGCCGTGTGCTTGACCATATTTTTGTATCATCTCGCGCACTTCCTCTGCCGTCAGCATTTTGCCATCTTTGATGAAATATCCATTTTTTCTCAGACCACTTAACATTGTCTTGACCTGCTCCGGTGTCAAACCACCTTCTTCAACGGCAATGCGGGCAAATTCCAAAAAGGAGCGCACCATTACCACATCTATTTGAGCTATGGCCGCAACTCTCTCGATAATTATTTTTTCCGTAATGGCCCCCGTGAAATTTTTGCGACGTAAATGATTCGTAATACGATCCAAAAGTTTGAAGCCTCTTGAGGGGAGAGCGCCACCATTGGTAAGAGGAGAAAGCATTACAAGGGTACGAATTTCCGGTTTGGAAATTGTCATGGTTTTGCCAACATATCTTGTAACATTGGGTTCCATGATGCAAACAGCATCCTCGATATTTGGGGAAGAAACAAGCGCAACAGAAACACGTCTCAAGAAAGCTTCGTCATCCAACAATCCCCCTTTTCCATCCACGCCGCGGGGTTTGTTGGTGTCGAAAATAACATAACTTCCCTCATTGAGTCTTTCCAGTTTGTCGAGCATCAACTGCACAACATCGGTTGGATGGCCCTCTGCTGTTCCAAGACCTTTCAACACATGAGCCTCTCGCACCCAAATAATAATGCGTTTGCCCGAGCGAGTAGCCTCGTTGATATGTCTAAACATGGCTTCAACGCCCTCTTCCGCTTTTCCCACATATTTGGCGGTCGCAGACCCCAAACTGGAACCGCTCATTTCAAAAACTTCATAGCCTTCAGCGGCGCGCATATGAAGATGTGCTTTGATATTTTCCGACTTTCCCGATCCGGCGGAATCCCCTGTTCCGGCAACATCTTCTGTTCCGGCAACAAAAATATGGGGTTGATCCATTTGCCCGGATATATCGAGCATGTTTTCCTGAACCTCTCTATTTCCAATCAGTCTTGAATAATCCGGTTTTTTGGCCTCTTCCGTGATATCTTTTAAAAAAGATTTGGGATCGATTTTCTTGTCGAGAGCGGTAAGGCGGGCGTTGGTTTGTCTCTGTAGTTTGATAGAATAAAGGAGATAGATGACAAAAAAGAGTTGAAAAATACGTTGTTCATTGGTTCTTCGGTTATCCAAATCTTCCCTGCCTTCTATTCTTGCTAAAGCCGCCCGTTCCATCTTCACCGCTTCATTCACCGCTTCACTAAGATTTTTTTTCTCCTGATCCGACAAATTCGATTTTTCGATTCTTCGAATCATGGCATCAACTGTTGGAAGATTTCCTGAAATAAATAATTTTCCCTCTTCAATACCGTACTGACTTGGCGTTGGTTTGCCCTCCACAATAATCTCCATTATCTGGTAAAGGGTTAGTTCTCCTTCAATCGGTGCCATTTTTTGGTTCGAGGGAAGAGGATGAAATAAAGAATTATTTTTGTACGACCAAACACGAAAAAAATTGTCGTCAGGGTCTCGGGTAGCGGAGCGGCAAAGAGGATAGCGCAAGGACATCTTACGTTTACCTAACACTCCCATATCTTCCTCTGTTTGCAACGTAAAATTTCCGTATCTTCCCTGCATGGGGAGAAGCATTGCATCGCTTAGATTGGTCAACCAATCATCAAACTTTGGTTCTGAGGGAGGGCGAAAAAGAGTGTGGGTTTTTCCGTCGTTGGTTGCACCCCTTGGGGCTTCCCAAATCCGGGCCAAGTCTTCAAAAATATTTTCGTTGAAATAGGCATCAATTCCACTTGTTTCACACACAGGAAGGGCATCAACCGATTTGTAAAAGGGACTAAATGGTTTGCTTGGATCTTGTGGGTCTTTATAAAAAGATACATTCGCTTCTACAGGACCATCGTCGAAGGTTCGTTTAGGGGTTACCGCATCAACAGGAGAACCTCCATCGGTTCCCAATTCAACGCCCGCCCCCGGAACGACGATATTGCCTGTGTGGGTATTATCAGGGACACCGCCATCAGCATCAGTAGCTGTACCGGCATCAGGAAAGCCACCATCTAAAGTGTCTTGTCTTTCTGGTTTTACAAATGTGAGATTAAAAGTTCTAGGACCTCTTGGAACCAGTGGATCATTATTGCCGCCGTCTACCATAGTCTTCTCCCCAAAGTATTCAAACGTCCCCTAATATACTTATCGGCAGAAAACAGGAAAAGTTGCTTGATTTTTTCATTAAAATTTGCGATTTTTGTTCAGTGAACTGCACAAAAGATTGAATTTATGTGCAATTGACTTAACAAGATGAATAAAGCCATTATAAAACAGGTGCTTGTAGATCAAAGAGCAGAAATCAGCAGAATCTTCGATCAGCCGATCATTGAGCGCGAAAAACTGCCGGACGCAACAAGAATGCTCACCCAAAAAATGGCAAAGGTCATCACCGGAATCCGGAGGTGCGGAAAATCCGTCCTCGCCCATCAAATGCTAAAAAATTGTTCCTATGCGTACATCAACTTTGACGATGAACGATTGGCCGCTGTCCACGCGGAAGATCTCAACGATTTTCTTGAGACGGCAAAGGAGATAACGCCGGATTTCAATCATCTCCTGCTGGATGAAATCCAGAACACTTCGGGGTGGGAATTGTTTGTAAACAGGCTCCTTCGAAACGATTATAATGTCATTATCACGGGAAGCAATTCGCATCTGTTGAGCAAAGAACTGGCAACCCATCTGACGGGCAGACATTTGAGCCTTGAACTTTTCCCTTTTTCCTTCAGGGAATTTCTTCTGCAAAATGGCGTCTCCGCCAGCGAAGATGATTTCTTCAAAACAGATAAGCGAGCCGAATTCAAAATGATGCTGGAGAGATACATTCAAGAAGGTGGTTTTCCGGAAGTTCAAAAAATGGATCTCAAGGAAAATTATCTCAGGGAACTCTTCGACAAAATCATTACCAAAGATATTGTCATGCGCTACAACATCAAGTACGGGCGCGACCTGAAAGAGATGGCTTTGTATCTTCTTTCCAATTTTGCGTCGCGGGCCGCCTATCACAAGATCAAAAACATTTTTGAAGTCAAAAGTGTCCACACCATCAAAAATTATTTTGAATTTCTTGAAGAATCCTATCTTTTATTTGGGGTCAACGCATTTTCTTTCAAACTGAAAGAGCAAATCCGAAAACCTAAAAAGATCTATGCCATAGACACCGGCCTTATCAATGCCATCGTCCCGAAAATTTCATTGAACATCGGAAGATTGATGGAAAATATCGTTTTTTTGGAACTCAAAAGGCGCGGGATGGAGGTTTATTACTACACAGACGGTCATTGTGAAGTTGATTTTGTCATCAAGGATGGCCTCAAGATAAAAAAAATGATCCAAGTCTGTTATTCAATAGAATCCCTTGAAACAAAAGAACGTGAGATCAAATCACTTGTAAAGGCACAGGCAAAATTGGAATGCCAAGATTCCACCGTCATCACATGGGATACCGAAGGCGACGAAACAATTAAAAACACCAAAATCCAGCTCATCCCTTTATGGAAGTGGCTACTTTGTTTTTGAGAAAAGTTGCTTGAAATTTTCATTTTCTTCTTTATACTGCCTTATACGTAATATATCTAAAATAGACTAAATGAACACTCTATACACCCCAGAAGAATTGGCAAAGCTTTGGAAGGTTTCCAAAATGACCATTTATAAGCTTCTAAGCCAGAATAAAATTCCTCATTTTAAGGTGGGAAAGGCGTATCGAATTCCCCAAGACCATCTCGATCTTTATATGAAAAAGGAGGGAAATCTGGCCTCTTTTGATCCACTTCCAACGCACACCATCCCGAAAGTGGCTGAAAACTTCGTTACCCTTTTAAAAAAAGAGCCCATCGGGCAAATCAAAAATGTGGTTAAAATTATTCTGTTTGGATCCTATGCCCGAGGCACCCCTCATGCCGACTCGGATGTTGATTTGCTTCTTGTTGTTAAAATACTTGATTCCAAAACAGAACACTGGGTTGCTTCTCTAAGTGACAAAGCAATGGCCGCTAATGATTACACATTACTTCTGAGTGTATTGCGCATGTCAGAAGCACACTGGCAAAAGCAACAAGCGTTGCAAACACCTTTGTTTGAAGAAATAAAAAAGGAAGGAATTTTATTATGGCCCACATAGAGATTATTCTTTCCTACAAAGAAAGAGCGAATGACGACATAAAAGCGGCAGAAGAAATGTTTTCCTCTCATTTCTATCTCGCGGCAATTTCAAGAGCTTATTATGCCGCTTTTTACGCGGTAACCGCGGCCCTGCTGACCAAAGATATAAAAGTTCAAAAACATAAACAGTTGGAAATTGAATTTCGGCGTCATTTCATCAAAACAGGCAATCTTTCCAAAAAATACAGCGAAATTTTGGAAGAACTTTTTCAGGCCCGCCAAAATGCCGACTACGATGCCATCCCCGAAATCACGGAGACGCGTGTTCGGGAGTTGATTGAAGAAGCCAAAGATTTTGTTCAGGCTGTTTCAAGTCTTTAGGGTGCGACGGGGGCTGGTTGGGTTCCACCCACCATTTCCAAAAGCCCTGCGGAGAACTTGTGTGCGGGACGTTTTGGCGATGTTGCCATGGCAAAACGCAAGATGACATCGGTTGGGAAGGGAAGTCCTTGTGCGGGGAGGGCGCCATAATGATGGCGGGCTATCCAGTCGCGGAGTGTCCATTGGAGTCTCTGTTCCGCGGGGACGCCATTACGCGGAGCCGTCCAGCCGATGGCCCTCAAAATTCCTTCTCCGAGAAAACTTCTTCGACTTTCTAAAAGGGCTTCGTCTCCGCGCGACATTTTTTGCAACCATGCATCATAAACTTCTCGTCTTGTTTTTCCCGCGTGCCATCTCACATCTGCCACCTTGTTTTCGCCACGTACCACACGGATCAAGGCTTTATCTTCTAACACCGCGGTGGCGCGTTCTTCGGAGGCCATCAATTCCTCTGCAACATAATTGCGGAGTTCATAGAGAAAAGAATCGTTCCAGACGGCATCTGGCAATGGGATTGTAGCAGACCAACCTTGTGCCTCAAAAAAAGACAGTCTTAAAAGTTCCCGCATCAAATCGCCATAACGAGGTTCCAATGCTTGTGCTTTATCTATCAACTGTCTTGCTTCTCTGGTTGGAAAGAGACCGATCGCGCTTGGAATAAATGCACCCGACTGAAGACGCTGACGAACACCACTGCCTATTTCAAAAAAAGATTCCATCTCAATGGCACGTTCTCCGTGACCCGCCTGTCCGGCGACATAATTTGCAAAGTAACAAAGCTTAAGTCCCATGATGTTTATTTCCGAACGGGGAGGAAGAGGCGCCAGAAATCTTGAAGAACCAAACTCATCCCAATGAATTTCCGGAGAGGGACCCACTCTTGGGCGAAAGAACAATTGTGTTGCAAAACGTTGGGCGTGGGATGTTGACTCTTCAATGAGGCGTCCATCCAAAACAGCTTGTCTCATCGTTGCCAAAAATTGTGTGTAAAAATCGGAGCGATGCCATTGACTGGGCACATAACTACCATCTCGCAGGGCTCTTGAAAATTTCGCCAAGGACGCCGACAATGATTCTCCACCCAAAGAAGCAACGGGACCCGAAAGGTCCGTCAAGACTTCCGCAATTGCTAATGGATCTCCTGCAAGGCTGACGTTTGCCAAAGTATCGAGAAGCGTGGGGATATAAACATTCGGTGTGACAGCAATAGCGACGCTCATGGGACTTGTCTCCAAGCGCTACCGTAAATAGTTTTCATTTCTGCTCTGTCTGAATAATAAGTGGCCATGATCCGGACTATTGTTTCGGCAGTGGCACCCCATCTCTGCAAATAATTTTTCAACTGTGCTTCACTGGGGAAGCGAATTCCTTTTAGGAAATTATCGACCTCATTTACAGAACGGCCCGCTTCGTATGCTAAAATTTCGGGATCGTAGTCGGGACCATAACGTTTTTGTAAAAAAGAAATAACTTCTTTTATGGTGCGTTCTCCAACAAGGACCACATGCACTTTTCTTGTTCCTCCAAGATCAAGTTGAACGGGATCCGGTGTTTTCCATCTCAAACCGCCAATGGTATTGGGATGCAAACGAAGGACACCAAGTTCCGGATCCATTTCGGTTCCGTAAACACGGGCCAAATCCTGCACAGAGAGATCAATGCGGTGCGCTTCAAGATTTGGGGTTACGGTAACATACACCGCTTCCGGTTTTAAACTGTGATCCTTTGGATTTTTTCCGTCAGGGGGACGCGCAATGCGACCGGCTCGTTGCACTAACAACCGTCTGGATTTGGTCCGAGCAACATCCACAATAAGACTGGACATTGGATCATCATAACCACGCTCCAGCATTCCAATGCTCCAGAGCATGTCGATTTCTCCATTGTTATGAGCGGCCATGGTGACGGCACGACTTCCAAAATGGTTGCGATATCTGGAATGGGGAGACCCTTCCGGAATCGTTGCACCCGTTTTGTCCTGATCCATTTTATCCCATGTGGCGGTTGCTACAAGAGGGCGTCCCTTGATTTGGCGCGCCTCACCATGCAAAAGGGTATAAAGCCTGCCAAATAAAACTTGAACATCATTTTTATTTCCCGCAAGCAAACTTCTTTTTGCTTTTTCAAAGAGTGGCTGGACCTCTTGCCATTCTCTACTATAGAGAAAATGTTTCAATTCTTTTCTAAAGAGATCCAATTTTTCACGTCCGCCAAGAATCTCGACAATTGTTTCTGCACGCATCGGATGACGTGTATTGAGTCCCTGATAAATCCGAAAAATAATTTCGATGAGTTCGAAGAGGTCTTGTTGCCAGCGCATAAGTTTTTCAAGAGCGGTTGTATTTTCAGCAAAACCAATGCCACGACGCACGGCTTTTCCCCTTGCGCCTATGGGACCGATTCCCATAACCATATGATCCACAACGGCACGCACTGCGGTTTTGACTGAATAATCACTGCCGGCGGCGGCTTGCACTTTGGATTCATCAACCACAACATGACCGGCGCGATCTACACGAATAAACTCCGAAAAAAGAAGTTTTTGATCTGGAGGAACTTCCATCTCAAGCACTTTCCCCACAAGAGGAACCAAATTGCCGCTTCGAATTCCATCGGTCATGGGTACGTGATAGAAAACATTTCCCGGACCCCAAACAGTGGAGAGGGGAATTTCATCCGGACGATCCAACGTTGCCGAGG
This Deltaproteobacteria bacterium DNA region includes the following protein-coding sequences:
- a CDS encoding HEPN domain-containing protein; this translates as MAHIEIILSYKERANDDIKAAEEMFSSHFYLAAISRAYYAAFYAVTAALLTKDIKVQKHKQLEIEFRRHFIKTGNLSKKYSEILEELFQARQNADYDAIPEITETRVRELIEEAKDFVQAVSSL
- a CDS encoding ATP-binding protein → MNKAIIKQVLVDQRAEISRIFDQPIIEREKLPDATRMLTQKMAKVITGIRRCGKSVLAHQMLKNCSYAYINFDDERLAAVHAEDLNDFLETAKEITPDFNHLLLDEIQNTSGWELFVNRLLRNDYNVIITGSNSHLLSKELATHLTGRHLSLELFPFSFREFLLQNGVSASEDDFFKTDKRAEFKMMLERYIQEGGFPEVQKMDLKENYLRELFDKIITKDIVMRYNIKYGRDLKEMALYLLSNFASRAAYHKIKNIFEVKSVHTIKNYFEFLEESYLLFGVNAFSFKLKEQIRKPKKIYAIDTGLINAIVPKISLNIGRLMENIVFLELKRRGMEVYYYTDGHCEVDFVIKDGLKIKKMIQVCYSIESLETKEREIKSLVKAQAKLECQDSTVITWDTEGDETIKNTKIQLIPLWKWLLCF
- a CDS encoding excisionase family DNA-binding protein, whose amino-acid sequence is MNTLYTPEELAKLWKVSKMTIYKLLSQNKIPHFKVGKAYRIPQDHLDLYMKKEGNLASFDPLPTHTIPKVAENFVTLLKKEPIGQIKNVVKIILFGSYARGTPHADSDVDLLLVVKILDSKTEHWVASLSDKAMAANDYTLLLSVLRMSEAHWQKQQALQTPLFEEIKKEGILLWPT
- a CDS encoding AAA family ATPase, with translation MVDGGNNDPLVPRGPRTFNLTFVKPERQDTLDGGFPDAGTATDADGGVPDNTHTGNIVVPGAGVELGTDGGSPVDAVTPKRTFDDGPVEANVSFYKDPQDPSKPFSPFYKSVDALPVCETSGIDAYFNENIFEDLARIWEAPRGATNDGKTHTLFRPPSEPKFDDWLTNLSDAMLLPMQGRYGNFTLQTEEDMGVLGKRKMSLRYPLCRSATRDPDDNFFRVWSYKNNSLFHPLPSNQKMAPIEGELTLYQIMEIIVEGKPTPSQYGIEEGKLFISGNLPTVDAMIRRIEKSNLSDQEKKNLSEAVNEAVKMERAALARIEGREDLDNRRTNEQRIFQLFFVIYLLYSIKLQRQTNARLTALDKKIDPKSFLKDITEEAKKPDYSRLIGNREVQENMLDISGQMDQPHIFVAGTEDVAGTGDSAGSGKSENIKAHLHMRAAEGYEVFEMSGSSLGSATAKYVGKAEEGVEAMFRHINEATRSGKRIIIWVREAHVLKGLGTAEGHPTDVVQLMLDKLERLNEGSYVIFDTNKPRGVDGKGGLLDDEAFLRRVSVALVSSPNIEDAVCIMEPNVTRYVGKTMTISKPEIRTLVMLSPLTNGGALPSRGFKLLDRITNHLRRKNFTGAITEKIIIERVAAIAQIDVVMVRSFLEFARIAVEEGGLTPEQVKTMLSGLRKNGYFIKDGKMLTAEEVREMIQKYGQAHGTSGSKKQPKTPPTAPPSAGAPPADGAPPADGASGGNEKAASGEGEDLKPTQPKPEGVQKIIVEPKVPTLLEMVTESLKLPLFFGGLRYATHKHWIPEWMEPTAAVGVGAVAVWADRYALVDLGMMAAPFELSKNVTTVVMSGMGLPAGSAENDTASILGGFAGTAAIVRATGGAKVWREAGLAVVRRGLRETVNVGLRSVIQDLNQLAQSGRQALQTAGNRLASDAGYLKITPFIAAGAAVKGGVTAAGGILVGGEITAVGVATLGGAVALAGAVGAGAGFGVNALYEKAAGKSLGSTLADISIGDNQETLGDWWYAHVTK
- a CDS encoding type II toxin-antitoxin system HicB family antitoxin, coding for MKLRILIHQDEDEVFIVECPSLPGCISQGKTRQEAITNIKEAIEGYIESLRKHNDPIPPAIDEDVVDIAV